A section of the Arcobacter roscoffensis genome encodes:
- a CDS encoding flagellin, whose protein sequence is MNLNIISAINENYTNNTKKTTKSLNNLSSGLRINKASDDASGIAIADKLRTHASGIKQSIANANSGIAMLNIADKAMDELSNILDIIKTKSIQMATDTTSEEGRKIIKTEILKLIDNYDSIVRQTNYNNMPLLTGELTPFHFHVGNKESDIVTAQIDSSYSHDLGLNIPQKVVGFITGFNEVINPLEEEGNLAGSSGVIRVNFSWNEDLDIDPIVADPNGNAIGFNSSTHDTSNGSPSLGIWDIDDTGNNSTSMNNPNQENFYWDTVAPNGEYKYWINNYSNNWPNNEPIDITVTLKRGDNIIERKVSIPVNEQKIGPFNFTYDNTNPISKPISEEFRNDDNLKQQAIDLLDIIDHSLSQLNSIRSDVGSSTNQLESTTRNLMTDYVNTKNAESIIRDVDYAQESANFSKLNVMSQGGSFAQAKGNETQQRVLELLKN, encoded by the coding sequence ATGAATCTTAATATAATTTCTGCAATAAATGAAAATTATACAAACAACACTAAAAAGACAACTAAATCATTAAATAACCTATCTTCAGGACTTAGAATAAATAAAGCTAGTGATGATGCATCAGGTATTGCTATAGCAGATAAACTTAGAACTCATGCAAGTGGAATAAAACAAAGTATTGCAAATGCAAATAGTGGTATTGCTATGCTAAATATTGCTGATAAAGCAATGGATGAATTAAGTAATATATTAGATATTATAAAAACAAAATCTATTCAAATGGCTACAGATACTACCTCAGAAGAAGGTAGAAAAATTATAAAAACAGAGATTTTAAAACTAATTGATAATTATGACTCAATTGTAAGACAAACGAATTATAATAATATGCCTTTATTAACAGGAGAATTGACCCCTTTTCATTTTCATGTTGGAAATAAAGAGTCAGATATTGTTACTGCACAAATCGACTCATCATACTCCCATGATTTAGGTTTAAATATTCCTCAGAAAGTAGTAGGCTTTATTACTGGCTTTAATGAAGTCATTAATCCTTTAGAAGAAGAAGGAAACTTAGCAGGCTCATCAGGAGTGATAAGAGTTAATTTTTCTTGGAATGAAGATTTAGATATAGACCCTATTGTAGCTGACCCTAATGGTAATGCTATTGGCTTTAATTCTTCAACCCATGATACTTCTAATGGATCACCATCTTTAGGTATATGGGATATTGATGACACTGGAAACAATTCAACTTCAATGAATAATCCTAATCAAGAAAATTTTTATTGGGATACAGTAGCTCCAAATGGAGAGTATAAATATTGGATAAATAACTATTCAAATAATTGGCCTAATAACGAGCCTATAGATATTACTGTAACTTTAAAAAGAGGTGATAATATTATTGAAAGAAAAGTCTCTATTCCAGTTAATGAACAAAAAATTGGTCCATTTAACTTTACTTATGATAATACAAATCCTATTTCTAAGCCCATTTCTGAAGAATTTAGAAATGATGATAACTTAAAACAGCAAGCAATTGATTTACTAGATATAATTGACCATTCATTAAGCCAATTAAACTCCATAAGAAGTGATGTTGGTTCATCTACAAACCAACTTGAATCTACTACAAGAAATCTTATGACAGATTATGTTAATACAAAAAATGCCGAAAGCATTATTAGAGATGTTGACTACGCACAAGAGAGTGCAAACTTCTCTAAACTTAATGTAATGAGTCAAGGGGGCTCTTTTGCCCAAGCAAAAGGTAACGAAACCCAACAAAGAGTTCTTGAACTTCTTAAAAATTAA
- a CDS encoding response regulator transcription factor, with translation MKILLLEDDYSLNEAIKETLESQNYIVESFYDGLEAYSNISNDYDLFILDINTPSIEGLDILSHIKSINTNSNVIMISAIIDILKIKEAYDLGCDDYIKKPFEIDELLFKIQRLEKTNLNKSIFKINSSIHFCRNKKELVIENQKCSLTKNEKNFLYLLVSNKADIINHEQIENFVYQGESKSSDAIRSMVKRLRKKIPYDLIENVLEEGYQLRHSGNES, from the coding sequence ATGAAGATATTATTATTAGAAGATGATTATAGTTTGAATGAAGCTATAAAAGAGACTCTTGAAAGCCAGAATTATATAGTTGAAAGTTTTTATGATGGACTTGAAGCTTATTCAAATATATCAAATGATTATGATTTATTTATTTTAGATATAAATACACCTTCAATTGAAGGTTTAGATATTCTATCTCATATAAAGTCAATCAATACAAACTCAAATGTTATCATGATTAGTGCAATAATAGATATTCTTAAGATAAAAGAAGCCTATGATTTAGGCTGTGATGACTATATAAAAAAGCCTTTTGAAATAGATGAACTTTTATTTAAAATTCAAAGATTAGAAAAAACAAACCTAAACAAAAGTATTTTTAAAATCAACTCATCAATACACTTTTGCAGAAATAAAAAAGAGCTAGTAATAGAAAATCAAAAATGTAGCCTAACAAAAAATGAAAAAAATTTCTTATACTTACTAGTTTCAAATAAAGCAGATATCATAAATCACGAGCAAATAGAAAACTTTGTTTATCAAGGTGAATCAAAAAGCTCAGATGCGATAAGAAGTATGGTAAAAAGACTAAGAAAAAAAATACCTTATGACTTAATAGAAAATGTTTTAGAAGAGGGATATCAGTTAAGGCATTCAGGAAATGAATCTTAA
- a CDS encoding sensor histidine kinase gives MFIILFLISIIIYIGYTNLISNIKAKHHKDEQILFYKIQTQSSKLLSYLLYEYSKNKEPLLQVHKKVQTYINQNNPDVNLENIYEEINKGIKNKPYNIYITDESLKIVNTTFKPDIGFDLSFAKKEFDKHKKDNIIGISAPVFETYSKKFFSFTDAYLKNSSRLMQVSYRYDDTNKLQKDIKDIINQNEIIADSNAYIVFEDGYVSAFMFKEFESKKINKKAIKDTISKAKELSSKLKNLDLHIEKVTIENKIYKNYYFRHENPIFKDAKIVYSVKFDQESLIKEIKTINILTIFLVTIFLISIYFLLKMRDKELSLTQKDTFIKYSVHEIKTPLTIISLNNQLREKTLGEDKYTKKINSAIKTLKNSYEDMSFFISQNYIDYDKEIINIKELLKNRVDYFKSIAIEQGREISLEVNNDLFLNISKTEISRLIDNNLSNAIKYSKIKSTIKVELKENSLIFTSQGKKIENTKAIFEKYKRYDNSTGGHGLGLSIVKDVALKNSISIDVSSKNGENIFEYTFNCHSDDIS, from the coding sequence ATGTTTATAATTCTATTTTTAATCAGTATTATAATTTATATAGGATATACAAATTTAATTAGTAATATAAAAGCAAAACACCATAAAGATGAGCAAATACTTTTTTATAAGATACAAACCCAATCAAGTAAACTGCTATCTTATTTACTATATGAGTACTCAAAAAATAAAGAACCTCTACTGCAAGTACATAAAAAAGTTCAAACATACATAAATCAAAATAATCCTGATGTAAACCTTGAAAATATTTATGAAGAAATAAATAAAGGTATAAAGAACAAACCTTATAATATTTACATTACTGATGAAAGTTTAAAAATAGTCAATACTACATTTAAACCTGATATAGGTTTTGACTTAAGTTTTGCAAAGAAAGAGTTTGATAAACATAAAAAAGATAATATTATAGGAATTTCAGCACCTGTATTTGAAACTTATTCAAAAAAATTTTTTAGTTTTACAGATGCTTATTTAAAAAATAGTTCAAGACTAATGCAAGTAAGTTATAGGTATGACGACACAAATAAGCTTCAAAAAGATATTAAAGATATCATAAATCAAAATGAAATTATAGCTGATAGTAATGCTTACATTGTATTTGAAGATGGATATGTTAGTGCTTTTATGTTTAAAGAGTTTGAATCAAAAAAAATAAATAAAAAAGCTATCAAAGATACTATTTCAAAAGCAAAAGAGTTATCCTCAAAGTTGAAAAATCTTGATTTACATATAGAAAAAGTAACTATAGAAAATAAAATATATAAAAACTACTACTTTAGACATGAAAATCCTATTTTTAAAGATGCAAAAATAGTTTATAGTGTTAAGTTTGATCAAGAAAGTCTAATCAAAGAGATAAAAACTATAAATATTTTAACTATTTTTCTAGTAACTATTTTTTTAATTTCTATTTATTTTTTATTAAAGATGAGAGATAAAGAGTTATCATTAACTCAAAAAGATACATTTATAAAATACTCAGTACATGAAATAAAAACACCATTAACTATAATTTCGTTAAATAATCAATTAAGAGAAAAAACTTTAGGAGAAGATAAGTACACAAAAAAAATAAATAGTGCAATAAAAACCCTAAAAAACTCATATGAAGATATGTCATTTTTCATTTCACAAAATTATATTGATTATGACAAAGAAATAATAAATATAAAAGAGCTTCTAAAAAACAGAGTTGATTACTTTAAATCTATTGCTATTGAACAAGGAAGAGAAATATCGCTTGAAGTAAATAATGATTTATTTTTAAACATTTCAAAAACTGAAATATCCAGACTTATAGATAATAACCTATCAAATGCTATAAAATACTCTAAAATAAAATCCACTATAAAAGTAGAGTTAAAAGAAAATAGTTTAATCTTTACCTCGCAAGGTAAAAAAATAGAAAACACAAAAGCAATTTTTGAAAAATACAAAAGATATGACAATTCAACAGGAGGACATGGCTTAGGACTAAGTATAGTAAAAGATGTGGCTTTAAAAAATAGTATATCTATAGATGTCTCATCTAAAAATGGTGAAAATATATTTGAGTATACATTTAATTGCCACAGCGATGACATTTCATAA